The Pandoraea apista genomic interval AAGATCGATTACGCCAAAGAGCGCGACGCGCTGCTCACGGGTCTGCTGACGGTGCCGGTCGTGGCCAAGGCCGAGTGGAGCGCCGACGAGATCCGCAAGGAAATCGAAAACAACGCGCAAGGCATTCTGGGCTACGTCGTTCGCTGGATCGATCAGGGTGTCGGCTGCTCGAAGGTGCCGGACATCAACGATATCGGCCTGATGGAAGACCGCGCCACGCTGCGTATTTCGAGCCAGCATCTGGCGAACTGGCTGCGTCATGGCGTGATCACGCGCGAGCAGGTCGAAGAAACGCTCAAGCGCATGGCCGCTGTGGTCGACAAGCAGAACGCCGGCGACAAGCTTTATCGACCGATGGCGCCGAACTTCGACGACTCGCTGGCATTCAAGGCCGCCAGCGCGCTCGTGTTCGAAGGTCTGACGCAGCCCAACGGCTACACCGAGCCGTTGCTGCACAAGTACCGTCTCGAACTGAAGGCGAAGCAACGCGGGTAAATGGTCTGAGGCCGTCGTCTCGGAAGATCGACCCTCGATAGGTCAGGCGGCATCGGACTTATCATCGGACGCCCGACGGGGTAACCTGTCGGGCGTCTTTGTATTTCCAGGAACCCGCCGCGCATGGATCCCGCACTCGCCCTGCAACGCGCCGAACGGCGTGCCCTGTCCTTTCTTCTGGTCGCGCTGGCGATCTTCATCGGCACGCTCTTCATGCCGGAGCACTTCCTCACCGGCTGGATTCGCGCGGCGGCGGAAGCGGCGATGGTCGGCGGACTCGCCGACTGGTTTGCCGTCGAAGCGCTGTTCCGGCGCATTCCGATCCCCGGGCTCTCGCGGCACACGAACATCCTGATTCGCAAAAAGGACGCCCTCGGCGAGGGTCTCGCCCGCTTCGTGCGCGAGAAGTTTCTCGACACCCCCTCCGTTGTGCGGCTCATCCAGCAACAGAATCCGGCAGACGTTGTCTCGCACTGGCTCGGCTCGCACGAGAACACGCGTCAGTTGAGCGCCGTGCTGGTGAAGGTGGCGGGCGGGGTACTCGACGTGATGGACGAGCGCAACGTGCAGGCCTTCATCCGTCGCGCGCTCGACACGATGATCGACCGGCTCGACCTGTCGCAATCGGCGGCCGCGATTCTCGACACGCTCACCCGCGACGGCCGTCATCAGGCCCTGCTCGATGAAACGCTCGACTATCTCGTCGAACTGCTCAACGAACCGCAAACTCGGGAGTTCATTTCGGCGCGCATCGTCGACTGGCTCAAGACCGATCATCCGAAGAAGGAAAAAGTGCTGCCGTCGGAGTGGCTGGGCAATAAGGGCTCTGACATGATCTCGGCGGCCGTCACGCGCCTGCTTGCGCAAATGGAAGCCGACGAATCGCATCAACTCCGTCAGGCGTTCGATCGCGCAGTGGCGGGATTGATCGAGCGGCTGAAACACGACGCCGAGTTCCAGACGAAGCTCGAGACGTTCAAGACCCAGCTCAAGGGCGATACGGCGCTGAATGCTTACGTCGGCAGCCTATGGAACGAGTGGCGCAGCTGGGTAAAACGCGATCTCGCACGCGACGATTCAGTGATCGGCGCCAAGATCACCGCCGCAGCGGCGTGGATCGGTCAGGAACTGGCGCGCAGCGAATCGCTTCGCAAAGCACTCGACGCCCAATTGCTCGATGCCGCCGAGCGCATGGCGCCGGGCTTTGCCGACTTCGTGACGGATCACATCCGCGCAACGGTACATGGCTGGAACGCCGAACATCTGTCGCAGCAGATTCGCTTGAGCGTGGGGCAGGATCTGCAATACATCCGCATCAACGGCACCCTTGTCGGCGGATTGATCGGCGCGGTGCTGTATCTGATCGCCCAAGCGCCGGCACTGCTCGCGCGCGCTCACTGACGATCCCCCGCAGACGCCGGCTGTCGGAGCGGTGTCTGCCCGGCGCAACGCCAATGGTGCGACACAACACTCGTCTGGCATTCGGCACCCCAAGACACCACGCGGCTTCCCCGCTTATATCGATTCAATTTATCGATATATAAAAAATCAAAATTATATTTATACAACCTCGTTCCCTATAGTTCGGTCCCAGCCGCGCCGTCTCTCGCAAGCGCGCAGATGGTTTCCGAATTCCTTAGAGAACGCCACACCTCATGAAGACCACGATTCTGGCCCGTTTGGGCCTTGCCGGCGCATTCGCCGCAATGGGCCTCGCCGCTACCACCGCACATGCGCAGAGCAACGTCACCATTTACGGCCTGATTTCGGGCGGCGTGGGTTACGTGAGTAATCAGGGTGGCAACAAGACGTGGCAGGCGCTCTCGGGCACCAACCAGAATCCGCGCTGGGGTTTCCGCGGTTCGGAAGACCTGGGTAACGGCACCAAGGCCATCTTCACGCTCGAAGCCGGCTTCAACATCATGAACGGCACGGGCGCCCAGAACGGCCGCGCCTTCGGCCGTCAGTCGTTCGTCGGCCTGTCGGACAACTCGTGGGGTACGTTCACGCTCGGTCGTCAGTACGACACCATCCACGATTACGTCGGCCCGATCATCATTTCGAGCAACGGCGTGAACATTGGCGATAACGACAACGGGTACAACGATATCCGCATGCAGAACTCGGTGAAGTGGGTGAGCCCGACGGTGGGCGGCTTCCACGGCACGGCGCAATACGGCTTCTCGAACTCGGCCACGGGCTTTCGCAACAACAACGCCTACAGCTTCGGCCTCGGCTACAAGTACGCCGACTTCGACTGGAATGCGGCCTACGCGCAGTACAACAACCCGTACAGCGGCACGAACAACGACGGCGCCATCGCCAACGATTACGCCAGCTCGCTGCTGATCTTCTCGAAGAGCGCCACGCGTGCGAACGTCTTCGCGAGCCAGCAACGTATCTTCGCCACGGGCGGCTTCTATCGCTGGGGCCCGGCGCTCATCGGCGCCATGTTCTCCGACGTGCGCTACACGTACCTCGACGCGTCGCACCTGCATTTGCAGAACTACAACCTGACGCTGAACTACAACGTCACCCCGGCCCTCGTGCTCGGCGCCGCGTACGGTTTCACGTCGGGCAAGTACGATGTGATCAATACACGTCCGCAATGGCATCAGGTG includes:
- a CDS encoding porin — protein: MKTTILARLGLAGAFAAMGLAATTAHAQSNVTIYGLISGGVGYVSNQGGNKTWQALSGTNQNPRWGFRGSEDLGNGTKAIFTLEAGFNIMNGTGAQNGRAFGRQSFVGLSDNSWGTFTLGRQYDTIHDYVGPIIISSNGVNIGDNDNGYNDIRMQNSVKWVSPTVGGFHGTAQYGFSNSATGFRNNNAYSFGLGYKYADFDWNAAYAQYNNPYSGTNNDGAIANDYASSLLIFSKSATRANVFASQQRIFATGGFYRWGPALIGAMFSDVRYTYLDASHLHLQNYNLTLNYNVTPALVLGAAYGFTSGKYDVINTRPQWHQVNLQADYWLSKRTDVALTLNAQQAAGDAQYAQLFGYAASSTKRQMAVTLGMRHTF
- a CDS encoding DUF445 domain-containing protein; translated protein: MDPALALQRAERRALSFLLVALAIFIGTLFMPEHFLTGWIRAAAEAAMVGGLADWFAVEALFRRIPIPGLSRHTNILIRKKDALGEGLARFVREKFLDTPSVVRLIQQQNPADVVSHWLGSHENTRQLSAVLVKVAGGVLDVMDERNVQAFIRRALDTMIDRLDLSQSAAAILDTLTRDGRHQALLDETLDYLVELLNEPQTREFISARIVDWLKTDHPKKEKVLPSEWLGNKGSDMISAAVTRLLAQMEADESHQLRQAFDRAVAGLIERLKHDAEFQTKLETFKTQLKGDTALNAYVGSLWNEWRSWVKRDLARDDSVIGAKITAAAAWIGQELARSESLRKALDAQLLDAAERMAPGFADFVTDHIRATVHGWNAEHLSQQIRLSVGQDLQYIRINGTLVGGLIGAVLYLIAQAPALLARAH